The following coding sequences lie in one Mycobacterium sp. DL440 genomic window:
- a CDS encoding HAD family hydrolase: protein MGSGVLAQIRCVVFDVGETLVDETRMWTALAQRLGLTPFTLCGVVGAMIATGRDHHDLWDVIGVDRPAAGIDPGGCDLYPDALDCVAAVRRRGLAVGVAGNQPAVIGQVLSAAGLEADFVASSAAWGVAKPNPVFFARLISEACVPAESILYVGDRLDNDVVPARAAGMRTVFVRRGPWGYLHALKAEASLADLRVDSLQELTALLTVN, encoded by the coding sequence GTGGGCTCGGGGGTGTTGGCGCAGATCCGGTGTGTGGTGTTCGACGTGGGCGAGACGTTGGTCGATGAAACTCGGATGTGGACTGCGCTGGCGCAGCGGTTGGGTTTGACGCCGTTCACTTTGTGCGGTGTGGTGGGGGCCATGATCGCTACTGGCAGGGATCATCACGATCTGTGGGACGTGATTGGTGTCGATCGGCCTGCGGCGGGTATCGATCCCGGGGGGTGCGATCTGTATCCCGACGCTCTGGATTGTGTCGCAGCTGTGCGTCGCCGTGGGTTGGCTGTCGGTGTCGCGGGAAACCAGCCTGCGGTGATCGGGCAGGTGCTGTCTGCGGCCGGCCTGGAGGCTGACTTCGTGGCGTCGTCGGCGGCGTGGGGAGTGGCCAAGCCAAACCCCGTGTTTTTCGCCCGGTTGATCTCGGAAGCGTGCGTTCCCGCCGAGAGCATCTTGTATGTTGGCGATCGCCTCGACAATGACGTGGTGCCCGCCCGTGCGGCCGGGATGCGCACGGTGTTCGTTCGGCGCGGCCCGTGGGGCTATCTCCATGCTCTCAAAGCCGAAGCGTCACTTGCAGATCTGCGAGTGGACTCGTTGCAGGAACTGACCGCGCTACTGACCGTCAACTGA
- a CDS encoding DoxX family protein, whose translation MIDTPHLPLLTIALAVVLLGDALMSIRPPKFIRDCLDGVRFPRDWWWALIVIKLGATAGLLAGLHYPGVGIAANVGVVMYFVCAMVAHLRARFLNSTFWVNCLGMLVFSGVVLAVSYA comes from the coding sequence ATGATCGACACCCCGCACCTGCCCCTGCTGACCATCGCGCTTGCAGTCGTGCTGCTGGGCGACGCCCTGATGTCGATCCGCCCACCCAAGTTCATCCGCGACTGCCTGGACGGCGTGCGTTTCCCGCGCGATTGGTGGTGGGCGCTGATCGTCATCAAGCTGGGGGCGACCGCGGGGCTACTCGCGGGGCTGCACTATCCAGGTGTGGGGATTGCCGCGAACGTCGGCGTGGTCATGTACTTCGTGTGTGCCATGGTCGCCCACCTGCGCGCCAGATTCCTCAATTCCACCTTCTGGGTGAACTGCCTTGGCATGTTGGTGTTCTCGGGAGTCGTCCTCGCGGTGTCCTACGCGTAG
- a CDS encoding TetR/AcrR family transcriptional regulator yields MFNEHVQSRADAKINTSQRVLAAADRLFREHGFAATTVRRIAAEAHVSVGTVMGVGDKDSLLIAIVDQWIAAVHAARDRNQHVRPLTKSEAAERLIATVEPFVAYFQSDRDLAREYAAVVARGRHKSRTFTELADELIADFESIFRAAGHTDSAAAARTLYLAYIGVLRAASGGAFDESDAPDRFAEAVDLILGMGVPQ; encoded by the coding sequence GTGTTCAATGAACATGTTCAATCGAGGGCTGACGCAAAGATCAACACCTCTCAGCGAGTTCTCGCGGCCGCCGATCGACTGTTTCGTGAGCACGGCTTTGCCGCGACCACGGTGCGCCGAATCGCCGCCGAGGCGCACGTGAGCGTCGGCACCGTCATGGGTGTCGGCGACAAAGACAGCCTGCTGATCGCAATCGTTGACCAGTGGATCGCGGCGGTGCACGCGGCACGGGATCGGAACCAGCACGTACGTCCGCTCACGAAGTCCGAAGCAGCCGAGAGACTCATCGCCACTGTCGAACCCTTCGTGGCGTACTTCCAGTCGGATCGCGACCTCGCACGCGAGTACGCGGCGGTGGTCGCCCGCGGCCGGCACAAGTCGCGCACGTTCACTGAGCTGGCCGACGAGCTGATTGCAGATTTCGAAAGCATCTTTCGGGCGGCCGGCCATACCGATTCCGCGGCCGCCGCGCGCACGCTCTACCTCGCCTACATCGGCGTACTCCGCGCGGCATCCGGAGGCGCCTTCGACGAGTCCGACGCACCAGACCGCTTCGCCGAAGCGGTCGATCTAATCCTCGGAATGGGAGTTCCACAATGA
- a CDS encoding TetR/AcrR family transcriptional regulator produces the protein MSGSAPGAGGTTRQKLIDAAIELFRRHSVAGTSLQMISDELGLTKSAIYHHFRTRDELLSTIMEPVIHELVELVETAEAQRGSRAQAESMLAGYVALAVSHRDLFPILTGDPGVAELLRQQPQWRAIVKRQADLLAGAEPGVGGQVRAAIVMAGISAAVGVEFDGVDDRELYDQLVTAGRRTLNLRPPRPGTPNETTPRPSSH, from the coding sequence GTGAGCGGCTCCGCGCCGGGCGCCGGCGGCACGACCCGCCAGAAGTTGATCGACGCGGCCATCGAGCTGTTCCGGCGGCACAGCGTGGCAGGGACTTCCCTGCAGATGATCTCCGATGAGCTTGGCCTGACGAAATCGGCGATCTACCACCATTTTCGCACTCGCGACGAGCTGTTGAGCACCATCATGGAGCCCGTCATCCACGAGCTCGTCGAACTCGTGGAGACTGCCGAAGCCCAGCGCGGAAGTCGCGCACAAGCCGAATCGATGCTCGCCGGCTATGTGGCCCTCGCGGTATCGCACCGCGACTTGTTTCCCATCCTCACCGGCGACCCCGGCGTTGCCGAACTCCTACGCCAACAACCGCAATGGCGTGCGATCGTGAAACGCCAAGCGGATCTGCTCGCCGGCGCCGAACCCGGTGTGGGCGGCCAGGTGCGCGCAGCCATCGTCATGGCCGGCATCTCGGCGGCCGTCGGCGTGGAATTCGACGGCGTCGATGACCGCGAGCTCTACGACCAATTGGTCACGGCCGGCCGGCGCACACTCAACCTCCGACCACCACGGCCTGGGACACCGAACGAGACGACACCGAGGCCGTCGTCCCACTGA
- a CDS encoding cytochrome P450: MPLNTAPQQTSHEKSPLEGIDFFHNPALVADPYPVLERMRTASPVLREPSHNVLVVTGYDEALAVVSDHESFSSCNTVTGPTPGFPVPLEGLDESEVRALIEAHRTELPFSDQLPSFDPPTHTAHRSLLSRLITPKRLKENEAFMWRLADQVLEPYVAGGDGEFLTAVANPFALLVIADLLGVPEADRPELTERLAGDNSLGSTDDAVMQHAPLEFLYTRFSDYISDRRRHPRGDVMTEMAQASFPDGSTPEVIDVVRVAANLFSAGQETTVRLLSSALKILAENPELQERLRRNPDQVTNFVEEALRFESPIRGDFRLARATTTVGGVEIPAGAVVMVHYGAANRDPRQFDNPDVFELDRHNARRHIAFGRGVHSCIGAPLARAEAKVIIQRLLASTSAIEIDEARHGTVNARRYDYVPTYILRGLTDLHLNVTPAADTGKASR, encoded by the coding sequence ATGCCGTTGAACACCGCACCGCAGCAGACTTCGCACGAGAAGTCCCCGCTTGAGGGCATCGATTTCTTTCACAACCCGGCGCTGGTCGCCGATCCGTACCCGGTCCTTGAGCGCATGCGGACGGCCAGTCCGGTGCTCCGCGAACCGTCACACAACGTGCTGGTCGTCACGGGGTACGACGAGGCGTTGGCCGTGGTCAGCGACCATGAATCGTTCTCGTCGTGCAACACGGTCACCGGTCCGACCCCAGGTTTTCCGGTGCCACTGGAAGGGCTCGACGAATCTGAGGTGCGGGCACTCATCGAGGCGCACCGCACCGAGTTGCCGTTCAGCGACCAGCTTCCGTCGTTCGATCCGCCGACGCACACCGCGCACCGGTCGCTGCTCAGCCGACTGATCACGCCCAAACGCTTGAAGGAGAACGAGGCGTTCATGTGGCGCCTCGCCGATCAGGTGCTGGAGCCGTATGTGGCCGGTGGTGACGGCGAGTTCCTCACCGCCGTCGCCAACCCCTTCGCGCTGCTGGTCATTGCGGATCTCCTGGGCGTGCCCGAGGCGGACCGTCCCGAGCTCACCGAAAGGCTGGCCGGGGACAACTCGCTGGGCAGTACGGATGACGCAGTGATGCAGCATGCTCCGCTCGAATTCCTCTACACGCGGTTCAGCGACTACATCTCGGACCGACGCCGTCATCCCCGTGGCGATGTCATGACCGAGATGGCACAGGCCAGCTTCCCGGACGGATCGACCCCGGAGGTCATCGATGTGGTGCGGGTGGCGGCCAATCTCTTCTCGGCGGGTCAGGAAACCACGGTCCGGCTGCTGTCCTCGGCATTGAAAATCCTGGCCGAGAATCCCGAGCTCCAGGAGCGGCTGCGCCGTAACCCCGACCAGGTCACGAATTTCGTCGAGGAGGCGCTGCGCTTCGAGAGTCCGATCAGAGGTGATTTCCGGCTGGCCCGCGCCACCACGACGGTGGGAGGCGTCGAAATCCCGGCGGGTGCCGTGGTGATGGTGCACTACGGCGCGGCGAACCGAGATCCGCGCCAGTTCGACAATCCCGACGTCTTCGAGTTGGACCGGCACAATGCCAGGCGCCACATCGCCTTCGGGCGCGGTGTCCACAGCTGCATCGGCGCGCCGCTGGCCCGAGCCGAGGCGAAAGTGATCATTCAGCGGCTACTGGCGAGCACCAGTGCGATCGAGATAGACGAGGCACGGCACGGAACCGTCAACGCGCGACGTTACGACTATGTGCCGACGTACATCCTGCGAGGTCTCACCGATCTGCACCTCAACGTGACCCCCGCCGCAGACACGGGAAAAGCATCCCGATGA
- a CDS encoding ferredoxin produces MRVVVDDDLCRGHGICAALCPQVFSLTDGGYAEAIDTDIPPELEGAVVEAVDGCPERAIRIH; encoded by the coding sequence ATGAGGGTTGTCGTCGACGACGATCTGTGCCGCGGACACGGAATATGCGCGGCGCTGTGCCCGCAGGTGTTCAGCCTGACCGACGGCGGCTACGCCGAGGCCATCGACACCGACATCCCTCCCGAGCTCGAAGGAGCCGTCGTCGAAGCGGTCGACGGCTGCCCAGAGCGGGCCATCCGCATTCACTGA
- a CDS encoding SDR family NAD(P)-dependent oxidoreductase, which translates to MSIDFERRDRTAFDLSGKVVVVVGGGQMPGPKIGNGRATSVVAARHGAEVVVVDRNLAAAQETVELITAEKGKAYALHADVAEKDDCQRIFDTVMQNSGRVDGMVYSVAINPPFDRVNNSMSADDFNHGINVNMLGCYYCNLFAAQCMEKNDGGSTGSIINISSIASIKNEVGLNIGIMPYALGKCGLNYITELTGAQFAGAGIRANTLMLGPIDSTLGNTDSQSLFGFEPDEVDEAYAEVVKLKMGRASAWETGYAALYLLADESRFMTGQQIRLDGGATLVR; encoded by the coding sequence ATGTCAATAGATTTCGAGCGTCGCGACCGAACCGCATTCGACCTGTCAGGCAAGGTTGTGGTCGTCGTGGGCGGCGGGCAGATGCCCGGCCCCAAGATCGGCAACGGCCGGGCCACATCCGTCGTGGCGGCACGCCACGGCGCTGAGGTGGTCGTGGTGGACCGCAACCTCGCCGCCGCACAGGAGACAGTGGAGCTGATCACCGCGGAGAAGGGCAAGGCGTATGCGCTTCACGCCGATGTGGCCGAAAAGGATGACTGTCAACGCATCTTCGACACCGTGATGCAGAACAGTGGTCGCGTTGACGGGATGGTCTACAGCGTGGCGATCAACCCGCCGTTCGACCGGGTGAACAACTCGATGAGCGCCGATGATTTCAACCATGGGATCAACGTGAACATGCTGGGTTGTTACTACTGCAATCTCTTTGCTGCACAGTGCATGGAGAAAAACGACGGCGGTTCCACCGGCAGCATCATCAACATTTCGTCCATTGCGAGCATCAAAAACGAAGTCGGACTCAACATCGGGATCATGCCCTACGCCCTCGGCAAATGCGGGCTGAACTACATCACGGAACTGACCGGCGCGCAGTTCGCCGGCGCCGGCATCCGCGCCAACACCCTGATGCTCGGCCCGATCGACTCGACGTTGGGCAACACAGATTCCCAGTCGCTGTTCGGTTTCGAGCCTGATGAGGTCGATGAGGCCTACGCCGAAGTGGTGAAGCTGAAGATGGGCCGGGCCAGTGCATGGGAGACCGGCTACGCGGCGCTGTATCTCCTGGCCGACGAGTCACGGTTCATGACAGGACAGCAAATTCGGTTGGACGGCGGCGCCACCCTCGTACGCTGA
- a CDS encoding excinuclease ABC subunit UvrA yields MRSSEQLRDERPVDIPADVQVRGAREHNLKNIDVNVPRDALVVFTGVSGSGKSSLAFGTLFAESQRRYLESVAPYARRLIDQVGVPDVDSIEGMPPAVALQQQRGVGSARSSVGSVTTLSSLVRMLYSRAGNYPVDQPMLFAEDFSPNTVQGACPTCHGIGRVYEVPEVLMVPDPSLTIRDRAIASWPPAWYGQNLRDILVSLGYDVDKPWKGLPKKDRDWILYTEEHPTVPVYAGFTPAETRRAVKQGMEPSYQGTFTGARRYVLDTFANTKSASVKKRVSQFVSSAVCPACDGKLLKPEALSVTFEGFDIAALSGLSLAALAQELQPVVGESWTPTEVGPGDVLDAPTRRAAVQERVAAGGSAHKAAPDIRHTPNMSVEKLAAAGRLAEELLERLKPIMDLGLGYLSLDRSTPTLSSGELQRLRLATQLSSQLFGVVYVLDEPSAGLHPRDRDALLGILDGLKRRGNSVFVVEHSLDIIGAADWLVDIGPGAGESGGEILYSGPPKGLAEVAESVTRRYLFGLVSPAARTPREPADWLRLEHVSRNNLHDVSVAFPLKCLTAVTGVSGSGKSSLVSQALPTLVGEHLGAPVTDSTGDVSDDDLLLAGASAPVDGRIVGGIGGLRRVVCIDQKPIGRTPRSNVATYTGMFDHIRRRFAETPEARRRGYKAGRFSFNVASGRCPTCEGEGWVMVELLFLPSVYAPCPDCHGTRYKTSTLEITWRDRNIAEILQMSVDQAWEFFDGDADVLRSLTVLRDVGLGYLRLGQPATELSGGEAQRVKLATELQRAHRGDALYLLDEPSAGLHPADADRLLLHLQKLVDAGNTVVVVELDMRVVAQADYVIDLGPGAGGDGGRVVATGTPAVASIHPDSVSGPYLAGALH; encoded by the coding sequence ATGAGGTCATCTGAACAGCTGCGCGATGAGCGGCCGGTGGACATCCCGGCCGATGTCCAGGTGCGCGGTGCCCGGGAACACAATCTCAAGAACATCGATGTCAACGTTCCGCGGGATGCGCTGGTGGTGTTCACCGGTGTGTCGGGGTCAGGCAAGTCGTCTCTGGCCTTTGGCACGTTGTTCGCTGAGTCTCAGCGCCGGTATCTGGAGTCGGTGGCCCCGTATGCGCGCCGGCTGATCGACCAGGTCGGTGTTCCCGATGTTGACTCGATTGAGGGGATGCCGCCGGCGGTGGCCTTGCAGCAGCAGCGTGGCGTGGGCAGCGCGCGGTCATCGGTCGGGAGTGTGACGACATTGTCGAGCCTGGTGCGGATGCTGTATTCGCGTGCCGGGAACTATCCGGTTGACCAGCCCATGCTGTTCGCGGAGGACTTCTCACCCAACACCGTGCAGGGGGCGTGCCCGACGTGCCACGGCATCGGCCGGGTCTATGAGGTGCCCGAGGTGCTCATGGTCCCGGATCCGTCGCTGACCATCCGGGACCGGGCCATCGCGTCGTGGCCGCCGGCGTGGTACGGGCAGAACCTGCGCGACATCCTGGTGTCGTTGGGCTACGACGTCGACAAGCCGTGGAAAGGCCTTCCGAAGAAGGACCGCGACTGGATCTTGTACACCGAGGAGCACCCGACGGTGCCGGTGTATGCCGGGTTCACGCCGGCCGAGACTCGTCGCGCGGTGAAGCAAGGTATGGAGCCCAGCTACCAAGGCACTTTCACCGGTGCGCGTCGTTACGTCCTGGACACGTTCGCCAACACCAAGAGCGCATCGGTGAAGAAGCGGGTGTCCCAGTTCGTCAGCAGCGCAGTCTGTCCCGCGTGTGATGGCAAGCTGCTCAAGCCCGAGGCGCTGTCGGTCACTTTCGAGGGATTCGACATCGCCGCACTGTCCGGGCTCTCTCTGGCTGCGCTCGCGCAGGAGTTGCAGCCCGTGGTCGGCGAGAGCTGGACGCCGACCGAGGTCGGTCCCGGCGACGTCCTCGACGCGCCAACGCGGCGCGCGGCGGTCCAAGAGCGGGTGGCTGCCGGTGGCTCGGCGCACAAGGCGGCTCCAGACATTCGGCACACCCCCAACATGTCTGTGGAAAAACTGGCTGCCGCTGGCCGTTTGGCGGAAGAACTGCTCGAGCGGCTGAAACCGATCATGGATCTGGGCCTGGGTTACCTTTCGTTGGATCGCAGCACCCCCACGTTGTCTTCGGGAGAGCTGCAGCGGCTGCGGCTGGCGACCCAGCTGTCGTCGCAGCTGTTCGGGGTGGTGTACGTGCTCGATGAGCCGTCGGCCGGGCTGCATCCACGCGATCGGGACGCGTTACTGGGCATTCTGGACGGTTTGAAGCGACGCGGTAACAGTGTCTTCGTGGTCGAGCACTCGCTCGACATCATCGGCGCAGCCGATTGGTTGGTCGACATCGGCCCCGGAGCCGGTGAGAGCGGCGGCGAGATTCTCTACAGCGGTCCGCCGAAAGGTCTTGCCGAGGTGGCCGAATCAGTCACGCGCCGTTACCTGTTCGGCCTGGTGTCGCCGGCGGCCCGAACGCCCCGCGAGCCCGCCGACTGGCTGCGGTTGGAACACGTGAGTCGCAACAACCTGCACGACGTGTCGGTGGCGTTCCCCCTGAAATGTCTGACCGCGGTCACCGGAGTCTCGGGCTCGGGAAAATCGAGTCTGGTCAGTCAGGCGCTGCCCACGTTGGTCGGCGAGCACCTGGGCGCGCCGGTGACAGACTCGACGGGCGACGTGTCGGACGACGACCTCCTGCTGGCCGGGGCGTCGGCGCCGGTGGACGGCCGGATCGTCGGTGGCATCGGGGGTCTGCGTCGTGTGGTCTGTATTGACCAGAAGCCCATCGGCCGCACGCCCCGGTCGAACGTTGCCACCTACACCGGCATGTTCGATCACATCCGCCGCCGTTTCGCCGAGACACCGGAGGCGCGACGCCGCGGCTACAAGGCCGGGCGGTTCTCGTTCAACGTCGCGTCGGGGCGTTGCCCGACCTGCGAAGGGGAAGGGTGGGTGATGGTGGAGCTGCTGTTTTTGCCGAGTGTCTATGCCCCGTGCCCGGACTGTCACGGAACACGCTACAAGACAAGCACATTGGAGATCACTTGGCGGGACCGCAACATCGCCGAGATCCTGCAGATGAGTGTCGATCAGGCGTGGGAGTTCTTCGACGGCGATGCCGACGTATTGCGCTCGTTGACGGTGCTGCGCGACGTCGGGCTGGGTTACTTGCGGTTGGGCCAGCCGGCGACCGAACTGTCCGGCGGTGAGGCCCAGCGCGTCAAGCTGGCCACCGAGCTGCAGCGGGCGCACCGCGGCGACGCGCTCTATCTGCTCGACGAACCGTCGGCGGGATTGCACCCCGCCGACGCCGACCGTCTGCTGCTGCATCTGCAGAAGCTGGTGGACGCGGGTAACACGGTCGTGGTCGTCGAACTCGACATGCGTGTCGTCGCCCAGGCGGACTACGTCATCGACCTCGGTCCCGGCGCCGGCGGAGACGGGGGCCGCGTCGTGGCCACCGGCACACCGGCTGTGGCGTCGATCCACCCTGACAGCGTGTCCGGCCCTTACCTCGCTGGCGCCCTCCACTAG
- a CDS encoding MFS transporter — MSQQMIERPTTPTGGGLLIAVLAAAGVSVSMMQTLVVPLIPQLPELLNTTAANASWAVTATLLTGAVATPMFGRLGDMFGPRRILIACAVLLTAGSVIAALTSSLPLLVVGRALQGFGAPVIPLGISVLRAALPADRVGGAMAMVSASLGVGGALGLPLSAVIAEHSSWHVLFWCAAGLGLASGVLFATMVPDIVPSSSMGKFDAPGAAGLATALLLLLLPISKGSTWGWTSPLTLGLLIGSIAAFGVFGWWQYRAPTPLVDMRTTLKKPVLLTNLSSVAIGFGMFGTSLIGPQILQMPTTIGHGLGQSMVMAGLWMAPGGLAMMATSPIAGKVIAARGARFSLILGAVIIAAGYLGGTQLLGSPAGVLLFGVVCSTGVGFAFAALPTLINSAVPVSETAAANGINSLARSLGTSTSSAVTGAVLAQMTISVAGHAFPTLAAFQTAMLIAGGAAIVSALLAVMIPTSVPTPPVSDVEPVVMPVPVRRRAQRLENVLTAMGRQAAVALQIPSTPYRLDRGDYVIASYLGAGPPLTLKELARSVDSADDTVEERVSTLIRDGMVGRSPTTDQAAPPRFMLTPQGRNTFERQRGLNISRLESILSRWDDGDVAALIGYLGRLSDGIDDEVQRQNAAATTPPSPNAPTAPLPTPRPPKPRHPPQPTEPAEPQSLRVRWSAPAQR, encoded by the coding sequence ATGTCTCAGCAGATGATCGAACGTCCGACCACCCCGACGGGTGGTGGTCTGTTGATTGCGGTGCTCGCGGCTGCGGGGGTCAGCGTCTCGATGATGCAGACACTCGTGGTGCCTCTGATTCCGCAATTGCCCGAGTTGCTGAACACCACCGCAGCCAACGCATCCTGGGCGGTTACCGCCACGCTTCTGACCGGTGCCGTGGCGACGCCGATGTTTGGTCGGCTCGGAGATATGTTCGGCCCCAGGCGGATTCTCATCGCGTGTGCGGTACTCCTCACGGCAGGGTCGGTGATTGCGGCCCTCACCAGCTCGCTGCCGCTTCTCGTGGTGGGACGCGCACTGCAGGGCTTCGGCGCTCCGGTTATCCCGCTGGGAATCAGCGTGCTGCGTGCCGCACTACCGGCCGACCGCGTCGGAGGAGCGATGGCCATGGTGAGTGCCTCGCTCGGAGTAGGCGGTGCATTGGGCCTGCCGCTGTCCGCGGTGATCGCCGAGCATTCGAGCTGGCACGTATTGTTCTGGTGCGCTGCAGGTCTCGGCCTAGCCTCAGGCGTCTTGTTCGCGACGATGGTCCCCGATATCGTGCCCTCGTCGTCCATGGGCAAGTTCGACGCACCGGGAGCGGCCGGTCTGGCCACTGCCCTGCTGCTGTTGCTGCTACCGATCTCCAAGGGCTCGACGTGGGGATGGACGAGTCCCCTCACGCTCGGCCTGCTGATCGGCTCGATCGCGGCATTCGGGGTATTCGGCTGGTGGCAATACCGGGCGCCAACGCCGCTGGTCGATATGCGCACGACACTCAAAAAGCCCGTACTGCTCACCAACCTGTCGTCGGTGGCGATTGGGTTCGGAATGTTCGGCACCAGTCTCATCGGTCCCCAAATACTGCAGATGCCCACGACGATCGGGCATGGTCTGGGTCAGTCCATGGTGATGGCGGGCCTGTGGATGGCGCCGGGCGGCCTGGCGATGATGGCCACGTCGCCGATCGCCGGCAAGGTGATCGCCGCGCGCGGAGCGCGATTCTCGCTCATCCTCGGTGCCGTCATCATCGCGGCGGGTTACCTGGGCGGAACACAGCTGCTCGGTTCACCGGCGGGCGTTCTGCTGTTCGGCGTGGTGTGCAGCACCGGTGTCGGCTTCGCATTCGCGGCCCTGCCCACTCTCATCAACTCGGCCGTTCCGGTGTCGGAAACCGCTGCCGCCAACGGGATCAACTCGCTGGCCCGCTCACTGGGCACGTCGACCTCCAGCGCGGTCACGGGCGCGGTGTTGGCCCAGATGACCATCTCCGTCGCCGGTCACGCATTCCCGACGCTGGCAGCGTTCCAGACTGCCATGTTGATCGCCGGCGGCGCGGCCATCGTCTCAGCGTTGCTCGCCGTGATGATCCCCACCTCTGTCCCGACGCCGCCGGTGTCCGACGTCGAACCGGTTGTCATGCCCGTCCCGGTGCGACGCCGGGCCCAACGGCTCGAAAACGTCCTGACAGCGATGGGCCGTCAGGCGGCCGTCGCCTTGCAGATTCCGTCGACTCCGTACCGGCTGGACCGCGGAGACTACGTCATCGCCTCGTACCTCGGGGCCGGACCGCCACTCACCTTGAAAGAGTTGGCACGTTCGGTCGACAGTGCGGATGACACCGTCGAAGAGCGGGTGTCGACACTGATCCGCGACGGAATGGTCGGTCGATCGCCGACTACCGACCAAGCCGCACCACCACGGTTCATGCTCACCCCGCAGGGCCGCAACACCTTTGAACGTCAACGAGGGCTCAACATCTCCAGGTTGGAGTCCATCTTGTCGCGCTGGGACGACGGCGACGTCGCAGCACTCATCGGCTACCTCGGGCGCTTGTCCGACGGGATCGACGACGAAGTACAACGACAGAATGCGGCAGCAACCACACCGCCTTCACCGAACGCTCCCACTGCACCGCTGCCGACGCCGCGGCCACCTAAGCCGCGCCACCCACCGCAGCCGACGGAGCCTGCGGAGCCGCAATCATTACGAGTGCGTTGGAGCGCTCCCGCGCAGCGGTAG